A region of Ignavibacteriota bacterium DNA encodes the following proteins:
- a CDS encoding ImmA/IrrE family metallo-endopeptidase, which translates to MENVFAKKLKSARLLSGLSLRKLAEKMSIDLSAQALNLYEKGERKPDSSIIIALSEALQVPIDYFFRDSNIKLGNIEFRKKSKLGKKDIQQIKEFVIDYLERYIEIERILNVRYEFTNPLEKIVINSIEDIETASQELRKNWEIGMNPVSNIIEMLEDKGVKIVEIDADQSFDGLATWVENFPVIVVNQNIDIVRKRFTVIHELAHLLLSFHENLNDKSIEKLCHNFAGAFLLPEASLKNFLGAKRSHISIQELIEIKEYFGISIQAVIYRLFNLNIISEATLKGFFIRLNKEKQRNEANFGKYVGEESSSRFERLVLKAASEEIITFSKASQLMKQNLEEFRRGFEVF; encoded by the coding sequence ATGGAAAATGTTTTTGCAAAGAAGTTAAAATCAGCAAGGTTGCTTTCTGGCTTATCATTAAGAAAACTTGCTGAAAAGATGTCTATTGATTTATCAGCTCAAGCTCTTAATTTGTATGAAAAGGGCGAAAGAAAACCTGATAGTTCAATTATTATTGCATTGTCGGAAGCTTTACAAGTTCCGATTGATTATTTTTTCAGAGATTCAAATATCAAATTAGGAAATATTGAGTTTAGAAAGAAATCTAAACTTGGAAAAAAAGATATTCAACAAATAAAAGAATTTGTTATTGATTACCTTGAACGCTATATTGAAATTGAAAGAATATTAAATGTAAGATACGAATTCACTAATCCATTAGAAAAGATAGTAATTAATTCAATAGAGGACATAGAGACTGCAAGCCAAGAATTAAGAAAAAATTGGGAAATTGGAATGAATCCGGTCTCAAACATTATTGAAATGCTTGAAGATAAGGGTGTGAAGATAGTTGAGATTGACGCAGATCAGAGCTTTGACGGTCTTGCTACTTGGGTTGAGAATTTTCCAGTTATAGTTGTAAATCAAAATATTGACATAGTAAGAAAGAGATTTACTGTGATTCACGAGTTAGCACACTTACTACTGTCATTTCACGAAAATTTAAACGATAAATCCATTGAGAAATTATGTCATAACTTTGCTGGTGCATTTCTCTTACCTGAAGCATCATTGAAGAATTTTCTTGGAGCCAAGCGAAGTCATATTTCAATTCAGGAATTGATTGAAATTAAAGAATATTTTGGAATCTCAATTCAAGCAGTTATATATCGCTTATTCAATCTAAATATTATTTCTGAAGCTACTTTAAAAGGTTTCTTTATTAGACTTAATAAAGAAAAGCAAAGAAATGAAGCGAATTTTGGAAAATATGTTGGAGAAGAATCAAGTAGCAGATTTGAGAGATTAGTTCTTAAAGCTGCAAGCGAGGAAATTATTACTTTCAGTAAAGCTTCTCAACTTATGAAACAGAACCTTGAAGAATTTAGGCGAGGTTTTGAAGTATTCTAA
- a CDS encoding phage tail tape measure protein → MAKNFQVVLDFLVNLKSDKSQVERLAKEVETILSKVSPDLDFDSTEFKHGIKQVVQFLMETEEGAKDLEKVLSALEIDLDTEEAKKALSDIESILTDIDKTDLSEIEKTLNELQQGNLDENIQNLDKALKEMDATKFDKEVEKLAESFQRARQETEQLVAKQKLALQALKASGNEGSEAYNKLQKEISEAEAKLIQLDSTSKNTKTIGDRMATFGMAVQGIEQLTSTLNSFQEPFIELDKQVRNIGTLGVKNFQEFASAATNLSTTVPDSAGEIAQGVYDAISAGTIKVKDGFADVTEGMVFVETASKLATAGLTSTQDAVNGLTSVMNAYGIEAGRSSEVADIFFGAVNVGKTTIPELNASLANVIPTAAAFEVEFKQVAAAIATMTKQGTPTAQATTQIRAALTELAKPGATLAPIMQKAGVSLDSLKKDGLQESMKKIGSAIEDAGKSATQIFSSVEAAGAVMLLSGKNAQMAADDYIAVANSIGTTEEAFKVASEGIGVKTKIMLNSIQAGFNNLMETIGSTGQTVLSASTQLAPLITSFAGLGQIIPLDKIKGQISGISSGFTSLIKNAESTGGVIKGLSSKMQESGGILAKLGQAIANPWVLGIGAAVAGLTLYLTKTEKGKQILERWGDSSKELWNKAQPVIDSFLDAGEEFINYLIKIGEFVFEMLITPIEIAISFVSEIVNVILDLVGVSNESSNAFQNFGEVLKLIGKYFEMTAKGVQVLIYSVRIAKDFVLGFIESIPELFSVLMDYAKYYLNPVNWISGDDEYEKVLSNRLTNAVSGAMNKAKNTIAESKLDFAIQNAMTIKEEIDKNKKIDELVKKFDSAKSEIEKKSIAEEIAKQVPGAVNGYKQLIDENGKVVQAIDLNIEKVKEFTKANEESYSSKLKSEQNTFTEGLKEKADLYQNLSEQAETLANKIVEGSKKGEDISEIKTKYQKVTEELKSQTEEMSKTLAEGSKIGIEFDKVELPSEVEEQFNVQLIELRNKVKDTKFGEVVTEMISIQKDLDEQDNIGKLVEKFSKAKTDIEKASIAEQIKRTAPEAVKEIGVIQDKEGKLIKQYDIQNEKILEVSEKMKQRYSSELQSKQEAYLGNLMKEEDAYKSGQTKLKELQDEINKSKAKGLDTKELEKSYDAIQQKMNAQKDGIIDWAGKAIQGGIDVNRVYEQIAKSFGVSVEEAKNLVNVQKESKTVGDSQVKVIDKLAEAWSAATSEIDNNIKKQLSAINEMSKQLKNKALSKEEQKELQEQYNSELKSLKENVKEKKNLDRIDETNQIRAGLKTKEGKSAFELAKQESELKNKNLEIDQKNYEYVQKQSLIQENRKADSYDELLINQKQLETIKNQRIAWIEALKAKKLISEVTNEGEIIFNSKVKEADKTEIKSIIQDFNIKVQEEQSKILELKVKLKADDIALKDKLSDLEKKKIEWEISIGIKEETALETYIDEYRNKLSITRNEIETNNDVIVKLNQDLENELSRVSGENSVQETERIRIRYELKIKEAKEKNLELIQNELDTQQKIIDIEDKIYKSRVDSIKRSEDEKLSEIENRFKRESEILNKFNEIYNRATDKSLSEDKDSELKKIEDTEKAKLAELEKWRDMNSISSEVFEKKKAEIEENGRKEREKKEEEFRRKQLRADSQRQGLELELQRRKDNETLSIQKDALKKQLELLEEKANKFDLFGRPIFDSQKEQEEYDALSKKLLETEKLISERGDSLGLLVTELQTTVTDSLSNLFAGDPEAAADSWRKFFSQLAGMLQAKASAFILDLVLSPGTMQYISALPFPANVVAIPVITTAINAAVKAITDPIISTILSFSTGGRIDQPTMAIIGDGSRLGGRNREWIFNDSQLIATVQMAGANSNSMLIAKLDRVEKLLASQELKTTLRGNDIDIALRRTNIHNLSRKK, encoded by the coding sequence GTGGCAAAGAATTTTCAAGTAGTGCTTGACTTTCTGGTTAATCTAAAATCTGATAAATCCCAAGTTGAGAGATTAGCAAAAGAAGTTGAAACTATTCTAAGTAAGGTAAGTCCGGATTTGGATTTCGATAGTACTGAATTCAAGCATGGTATTAAGCAAGTAGTTCAATTTCTTATGGAAACAGAAGAAGGAGCTAAAGATTTGGAGAAAGTTCTTTCAGCATTAGAAATTGATTTAGACACAGAAGAAGCAAAGAAAGCTCTTAGTGATATAGAATCAATACTCACAGATATTGATAAAACAGACCTGTCCGAAATCGAGAAAACTCTAAACGAATTGCAGCAAGGAAACCTTGACGAAAACATCCAAAATCTTGACAAGGCACTTAAAGAAATGGATGCAACTAAGTTTGACAAAGAAGTTGAAAAACTTGCCGAATCTTTCCAAAGAGCACGCCAAGAAACAGAACAATTAGTTGCAAAACAAAAGTTAGCACTCCAAGCATTGAAAGCAAGTGGAAACGAAGGAAGTGAGGCATATAATAAACTTCAAAAAGAAATTTCCGAAGCCGAAGCAAAGTTGATACAGTTAGATTCAACATCAAAAAATACCAAAACCATTGGCGATAGAATGGCAACCTTCGGGATGGCAGTTCAAGGAATCGAACAATTGACATCAACATTAAATTCATTTCAAGAACCTTTTATAGAATTAGACAAACAAGTTAGAAACATAGGCACATTAGGAGTCAAAAACTTTCAGGAATTTGCTTCTGCTGCCACAAATCTATCAACAACCGTTCCTGATTCTGCGGGTGAAATCGCTCAAGGTGTTTATGATGCAATTTCCGCAGGAACAATTAAAGTAAAAGATGGCTTTGCAGATGTTACAGAAGGTATGGTATTTGTTGAAACCGCTTCAAAACTTGCTACAGCAGGACTAACATCTACACAAGATGCGGTGAATGGTCTAACATCAGTAATGAATGCTTATGGAATTGAAGCAGGACGATCAAGTGAAGTAGCTGATATTTTCTTTGGTGCGGTAAATGTTGGAAAAACAACAATTCCAGAACTTAATGCCTCCCTTGCTAACGTGATACCAACAGCTGCCGCATTTGAAGTAGAATTCAAACAAGTAGCAGCTGCAATTGCTACAATGACAAAACAAGGAACGCCAACTGCCCAAGCGACTACTCAAATTAGAGCGGCACTAACAGAACTTGCCAAACCAGGTGCTACATTAGCTCCAATTATGCAGAAAGCGGGTGTTTCATTGGATTCTTTAAAGAAGGATGGACTTCAAGAATCAATGAAAAAGATTGGAAGTGCAATTGAAGATGCAGGTAAGTCAGCCACACAGATATTTTCATCTGTTGAAGCTGCGGGTGCAGTGATGTTATTATCTGGTAAAAATGCTCAAATGGCTGCCGATGATTACATTGCAGTTGCAAATTCTATTGGCACAACAGAGGAAGCATTCAAAGTGGCTTCTGAAGGAATTGGAGTAAAAACAAAAATTATGCTTAACTCGATTCAAGCAGGTTTTAACAATTTAATGGAAACAATTGGTAGCACAGGACAAACGGTACTGTCAGCTTCTACTCAGTTAGCTCCATTGATAACTTCTTTTGCAGGACTTGGACAAATCATCCCATTAGATAAAATCAAGGGACAAATATCAGGTATATCATCAGGATTCACAAGTTTAATTAAAAATGCAGAAAGCACAGGTGGAGTAATAAAAGGTTTAAGCTCGAAAATGCAAGAAAGTGGCGGGATTTTAGCCAAGTTGGGACAGGCAATAGCAAATCCTTGGGTTTTAGGAATTGGGGCGGCTGTAGCTGGACTTACTTTGTATCTGACAAAAACAGAAAAGGGCAAGCAAATACTTGAACGTTGGGGCGATTCGTCAAAAGAACTTTGGAATAAAGCTCAACCAGTTATTGATTCTTTTCTTGATGCAGGAGAAGAATTTATCAATTACTTAATCAAAATAGGCGAATTTGTTTTTGAGATGCTTATTACCCCGATAGAAATAGCTATATCATTTGTTTCCGAAATAGTCAATGTCATTCTTGACTTAGTTGGTGTATCCAATGAATCTTCAAATGCATTTCAAAATTTTGGAGAAGTTTTGAAGCTAATCGGTAAATATTTTGAGATGACAGCCAAAGGAGTTCAAGTGTTGATATATTCAGTTAGAATAGCTAAGGATTTTGTGTTGGGCTTTATTGAATCAATACCTGAATTGTTTTCTGTCTTAATGGACTATGCTAAGTATTATCTTAATCCTGTGAATTGGATAAGCGGAGACGATGAATATGAAAAAGTGCTTTCAAACCGACTTACTAATGCAGTTTCCGGTGCAATGAATAAGGCAAAGAACACTATAGCAGAATCCAAACTTGACTTTGCTATTCAGAATGCAATGACAATCAAAGAAGAAATCGACAAAAACAAAAAAATAGATGAACTTGTAAAGAAGTTTGATAGTGCCAAGTCAGAAATCGAAAAGAAAAGTATAGCTGAAGAAATTGCAAAGCAAGTACCCGGTGCTGTGAATGGTTATAAGCAACTTATTGATGAAAATGGAAAAGTGGTTCAAGCTATTGATTTGAATATTGAAAAAGTAAAAGAATTCACAAAGGCGAATGAAGAATCTTATTCAAGTAAATTGAAATCAGAACAGAATACATTCACAGAAGGATTGAAAGAAAAAGCAGACTTATATCAAAATCTGTCCGAACAAGCAGAAACGCTTGCCAATAAGATTGTTGAAGGTTCAAAGAAGGGAGAAGATATTTCTGAAATCAAAACAAAGTATCAAAAAGTAACGGAAGAGCTTAAATCCCAAACCGAAGAGATGTCAAAGACACTTGCCGAAGGTTCAAAAATCGGGATTGAATTTGATAAGGTTGAACTGCCAAGCGAAGTAGAAGAACAATTCAATGTGCAATTAATTGAACTACGGAACAAGGTTAAAGATACTAAATTTGGAGAAGTAGTAACTGAAATGATTAGTATTCAAAAGGATCTTGACGAGCAGGATAATATTGGTAAATTAGTTGAAAAGTTCTCCAAAGCAAAGACGGACATTGAAAAAGCATCAATCGCTGAACAAATTAAACGAACAGCACCCGAAGCAGTAAAAGAAATTGGTGTAATCCAAGACAAAGAAGGCAAACTGATTAAGCAATATGACATTCAAAACGAGAAGATTCTTGAAGTATCGGAGAAGATGAAACAAAGGTATTCGAGTGAACTTCAATCTAAACAAGAAGCATATCTTGGCAACTTAATGAAAGAAGAAGATGCTTATAAATCCGGGCAGACTAAACTCAAAGAACTTCAAGATGAAATCAATAAGAGTAAAGCAAAGGGTCTTGATACTAAAGAACTTGAAAAGAGTTACGATGCAATTCAACAAAAGATGAATGCTCAAAAGGATGGCATTATTGATTGGGCAGGAAAAGCTATTCAAGGTGGAATTGATGTCAATAGAGTATATGAGCAAATAGCAAAGTCATTCGGCGTCAGTGTTGAAGAAGCAAAGAACCTTGTAAATGTTCAAAAAGAAAGCAAAACAGTTGGAGATTCGCAAGTAAAGGTTATTGATAAATTGGCAGAAGCTTGGTCTGCGGCAACTTCCGAGATAGATAATAATATTAAAAAGCAACTAAGTGCTATTAATGAAATGTCGAAACAGCTTAAAAATAAGGCTTTGAGCAAAGAAGAGCAGAAAGAATTACAAGAGCAATACAATTCAGAACTGAAAAGTTTAAAAGAAAATGTAAAAGAAAAGAAGAACCTCGACCGTATTGATGAAACCAATCAAATTAGAGCAGGGCTTAAAACTAAAGAAGGTAAGTCTGCTTTTGAATTGGCAAAACAAGAATCAGAACTGAAAAATAAGAATTTGGAGATTGATCAGAAGAATTATGAGTATGTCCAGAAACAAAGTTTGATTCAAGAAAACCGTAAAGCAGATTCTTATGATGAACTTCTTATCAATCAAAAGCAATTGGAAACAATTAAAAACCAAAGAATAGCTTGGATTGAAGCACTAAAAGCCAAGAAATTGATTAGCGAAGTAACAAATGAAGGCGAAATCATTTTCAATTCAAAAGTGAAAGAAGCAGATAAAACAGAGATTAAATCTATCATTCAGGATTTTAATATTAAGGTTCAAGAAGAGCAATCTAAGATACTTGAACTAAAAGTTAAGCTAAAAGCTGATGATATAGCTCTTAAAGACAAACTAAGCGACCTTGAGAAAAAGAAAATTGAATGGGAGATTTCAATAGGTATTAAGGAAGAAACAGCACTTGAGACTTACATTGATGAATACAGAAATAAGCTTTCGATAACAAGAAATGAAATCGAAACCAACAATGATGTCATTGTAAAATTGAATCAGGATTTGGAGAATGAATTAAGCAGAGTGTCTGGAGAAAATTCTGTACAAGAAACTGAGAGAATTAGGATTAGGTATGAATTGAAAATCAAAGAAGCAAAAGAGAAGAACCTTGAGCTTATTCAGAATGAATTAGACACCCAACAGAAGATAATAGATATTGAAGATAAAATCTATAAATCGAGGGTAGATTCCATTAAGAGAAGTGAAGATGAAAAGCTTTCTGAAATTGAGAACAGATTTAAAAGAGAATCCGAAATTTTGAATAAGTTCAACGAAATCTATAATAGGGCAACTGATAAAAGTCTAAGTGAAGATAAGGATTCCGAACTAAAAAAGATTGAAGACACCGAGAAAGCTAAACTTGCAGAACTTGAAAAGTGGCGTGATATGAATTCAATTAGTTCAGAAGTCTTTGAGAAGAAGAAAGCAGAAATCGAGGAGAACGGTAGAAAAGAGCGTGAGAAGAAAGAAGAAGAATTCCGAAGGAAGCAATTGCGAGCAGATTCTCAAAGGCAGGGTCTTGAATTAGAATTGCAAAGGCGTAAAGATAATGAAACTTTGAGTATTCAGAAAGATGCTTTAAAGAAGCAACTTGAACTACTGGAAGAAAAGGCAAACAAGTTTGATTTATTTGGCAGACCGATTTTTGATAGTCAAAAGGAACAAGAAGAATATGATGCACTTTCCAAAAAACTACTTGAAACAGAGAAATTGATTTCCGAACGTGGTGATTCGCTTGGATTACTTGTAACAGAGCTTCAAACAACAGTTACCGATA